Proteins from a single region of Diaphorobacter limosus:
- a CDS encoding TerC family protein, whose product MDLDFLTHTPFWIALGQIIIIDILLGGDNAVVIALACRKLPAAQRSKGIIWGTAGAIVLRVVLIIFAMTLLNLPFLKVVGALLLVWIGVKLLAPDEDAHGNVAESDKLLAAIKTIIVADLVMSVDNVIAIAGAAQSSGEHSTLLVVLGLLISIPIIVWGSQLVIKLMERFPMIITAGGMLLGWIAGGMLVTDPAFVNPDKWQWMPKLGTVDSNGMAEISRTLYWTAHVAGALLVLAIGKFITSRRGATDSAQHG is encoded by the coding sequence ATGGATTTGGACTTTCTCACCCACACGCCGTTCTGGATCGCGCTGGGGCAGATCATCATCATCGACATCCTGCTGGGCGGCGACAACGCGGTGGTGATCGCCCTGGCCTGCCGCAAGCTGCCGGCGGCCCAGCGCTCCAAGGGCATCATCTGGGGCACGGCCGGCGCCATCGTCCTGCGCGTGGTGCTCATCATCTTTGCGATGACGCTGCTGAACCTGCCCTTCCTGAAGGTGGTGGGTGCGCTGCTGCTGGTGTGGATTGGCGTGAAGCTGCTGGCGCCCGATGAGGACGCCCACGGCAATGTGGCCGAAAGCGACAAGCTGCTGGCCGCCATCAAGACCATCATCGTCGCCGACCTGGTGATGAGCGTGGACAACGTGATCGCCATCGCCGGCGCCGCGCAAAGCTCGGGCGAGCATTCCACGCTGCTGGTGGTGCTGGGTCTGTTGATCTCGATTCCCATCATCGTCTGGGGCAGCCAGCTGGTGATCAAGCTGATGGAGCGCTTCCCGATGATCATCACCGCCGGCGGCATGCTGCTGGGCTGGATCGCCGGCGGCATGCTGGTCACCGACCCGGCCTTCGTGAACCCCGACAAATGGCAATGGATGCCCAAGCTGGGCACGGTGGACAGCAACGGCATGGCCGAGATCTCGCGCACCCTGTACTGGACGGCCCATGTCGCCGGCGCGCTGCTGGTGCTGGCCATCGGCAAGTTCATCACCTCGCGCCGCGGTGCCACCGATTCGGCGCAGCACGGTTGA
- a CDS encoding DUF3717 domain-containing protein, protein MTTIHITDIEAAINHWRACAWAPDGVALAPELSALAEVYGQMVFARAEEIAPGQLPAAAMAAWLAWYETQPDTPCIAICSTSQGDDCCKGCGRSFAEVQHWLELSPADKRAVWRRITREGRALRFTRYAERAAAAG, encoded by the coding sequence ATGACCACCATCCACATCACCGATATCGAGGCCGCCATCAACCATTGGCGTGCGTGCGCCTGGGCGCCCGATGGCGTGGCGCTGGCGCCCGAGCTCTCGGCCCTGGCCGAGGTCTACGGGCAGATGGTGTTCGCGCGTGCCGAGGAGATTGCGCCGGGGCAGTTGCCCGCAGCCGCCATGGCCGCGTGGCTGGCCTGGTACGAAACCCAGCCCGATACACCCTGCATCGCGATCTGCTCCACCAGCCAGGGCGATGATTGCTGCAAGGGCTGCGGCCGCAGCTTTGCCGAGGTGCAACATTGGCTGGAGCTGAGCCCCGCGGACAAGCGCGCCGTGTGGCGCCGTATCACGCGCGAGGGCCGCGCCCTGCGCTTTACGCGCTATGCCGAGCGCGCGGCGGCAGCAG